atttgttaaaataaatagaaaaacatataaatataatgCAAACTACATAGTTGAGACAAGCAATAATTCTTAGTATACAAGTGTAAATATAATCTTTAAGAACTTAtgttagtttaaatttttaattgttatgatCGTGGGAAAAATCATGCCTGAAAATAagaacaaactaaataaatgggAAAATTGTTAACGATCAAGAACGAACGTGGGACTccctaaattttaaataaggcATTGCCGAACACAACTCGTGTAATATGGTAATGAACTCTGcacagtggttgacaatacaatggaaacttttccaaacaaaaaataaaacattccaTTTCTGCATCTAAAGACTGAATTTGATCATAGATTTGTCTACCAAATTTGATTGCAAGCAGAATATGTATTTCCTTAGGACGAAGAAACAATCTTTAGGTAGTAAATATCATAGGAGGCTAACACCCAAACGCACTTATTCTGGATTACAATTAattgatacttttttttttcattgatataaaaaaagtaaagtccTCTCTTCATAACTTGCGGGACAAGTATATTTAGAGCAatataactgaaaaaaaatatccaagGGTTACTTCATCAATGTAATAACaacattagggtattcgaattattaaatttttctcttgttcgaataaatagaataattcgaataagagattttaacttgttcgaataattcgatcacacgtttaaaattaatcgaattattcgaataatttaatttttttttaaaaaagtaaagaatgaagttttgatgacggttttttaatattttattgtaaaagaaaaacaaaacataacgttaaagttaaagttaacaattcaagtattgataatgttaaaaaacattcgaaaacaaagttcatcattaaattttcaacagaaatattctgatcagattaactcccgaacaatctacaaaacaattgactagcaaaccctttagtttccgttttggagctatgctttatacaatataaacgtattaagaacttttttatgtcgttcattaattcgggctttaaattgagtaactaattttttagtaaattaattattcactatttctaaattattttaacaaattgtattatacatcaagctctatcaacgttgccgaatctttgcttaataaagtggtcttggggaattacacaataaagggaatctgtccaaagtttcatatcattgtcagtgaacgtggctaatttgaagtcaggcagtgcatgattgacgcatttacaaataagcaaaaaattgattaccatgttagacaaagatattCAACGATggtcaaaatcatgtataagacgaactccatgcttttcttgcagcaaaacgttagtttgcaatatttgtgtttatcattcgatttatgaaatattttgcaacacttacgtacgcggttaataacatcacttatatacatatattttaagatcatggccttcatctatttcaatgtaatcaatataaatgtcatcctcaatatctcTTTCGACgatcgtttcaaaatcacattctccatcacattcaactccactttaatctaagttaatattttgattattaattgcgattcttctaatatttcgccagctaaataacaaatattttattccgtaccttttattttcattggttcatgtccaaagttcaaaattttgaaatatttgtttttagaattgtaacttcttgcagtaatatttatatatttatagaaggagctatcggaacactcatctacagtgatcccctttgtccctttgtctttagttatttgtcgaatttcagaaacaatacaatttttgtgagtcattattactattttaaattatgaaaaattttaagcaatttaataaatttaaatatatattcgttttattcgattattctacataaaattgttcgaattattcgttattagAAAATGGCCAatctaaaattgttcgaataattattcgtaagaaattattcgattaatcgaacgatcattagtcgaattaATACCCTAAACAACATCCTAACTTAAAAATCCTATTGTAGGGTATTTAAAgatcaaataaaacaacaatttcaGACTCATCTGAACACattgtgttaaatatttgtgacgcactaagtttattttagttcacaagtgtttaatataatttttgtagattattttattaattttcgtctaaaaataaacaaaatataagaaaaatagaaaagtttttcttttgttgtttttgtgttcGTTTCATTTCGCAAAACAACAGTTGCCTTTGTAAATAAATGGAtgatttaaaatcagaaattaaatctttcaaattatttaaatagtttgttaaataattaatagtgtagtaattaacaaatgaaaaataaaacacacatttttaaataactacataatttattgttaaatctatttaatttatatgtctTTATTTTAATACTTGCAGCTTTGCTGGCGTTAAGAGTAAATGCCGAAACACCTAAAGGTTTTGTGAGAGAAGTttgcaaatatagaaaattggtatgtaggaaaaataaatttgactttcTTTAATGGAATAAATGATAAAGagaatatattttatgttttcagcTACAACCTGTCAGTGATCATCGTCGTCGTTTATTTGCCGTGCGTGAGCAAATGCAAATAAGAGCGTCATTGCAGGGTCCTGAAATAGATGCCTACATTTTACCCTCCTACGATGAGCATTTGAATCAAGAAGTTGCTTTAAGAGATCAACGTTTAAAATACTTGACCGGTTTTACAGGCACTAATGCATTTGCTGTTATTACCAATAAAGGTGCTGCACTATGGGTAGAAAATCGTTATGTACAACAAGCCGATGGCGAATTGGATTGTGACTGGGAAATCTATCGTTTGAATGATACCACCACAATAGCTGATTGGCTGGATGTAAGTATTCTTATTATACGCATTACATATGTTAAGAaacctaaataaataaaatattacagtCTCAACTCTATCCCAATCAACGTATTGGAGCTGATCCCCATTTAGTGCCCcatcatttatggatgaaatgGGAGAATCAAATTACCGACAAATTATTAGAATTAACAAAGATCAATAacaatttaattgatttaatatgGAAAGCTGACAGACCCGAACCATATTTGGTGACCATACAAGTACAAGAGAAATCGTTTGCTGGTGAAAAATGGGAGGACAAAGTCAACGAGTTAAGGAAACGTTTACATCATCATAATAGTGATGCCATGATTGTAACGTCATTGACCGAAATTGCCTATTTACTAAATATCAGAGGCCGGGATATACCATTCACACCAGTTGTTAAAGTAagaaacattaatttttaaataatcttgAATTTTACAtcagtttatttttgtattctaGTCATATTTGATTGTCAGCCATCAGGATATATTCTTTTATGTGGATCGCTTTAAAATTAGTTTGGGCATAGATTTACATTTACATACCGATTGTTTcaatgaaatgtgtgttaagtgagtatcaaattttattgtacgttttttattttatatgtactTGGATCATAAAGTATGAAGTTACACCCTGAAATAGCATAAAACATGGTTGCGTGTTGATCACAAAACAATGTGTCACTAcattaaatgcatgatttttacttttatttttctataaagtatcaaatatttagttgatttttatttattgaatttcctttagctttagtttgattaagAATTTCtgtagctgaaacttttcgtactccatttgattttgctgaaggataatctgaattagtatcaagcttattttcgcctaaaattaagtggaactggaatgtagacaattggcaacataatgcattaaagggttaattacccagtaaaaaaaacatttacatacagattgttcaaataaaatgtgagaatcgaagtttattttttaaatcgaattgattttttttacacaatataATTGCATAAAAACATGCTTGCGACTTTATCGAAGAATAATATTGTGATTACTACCATCATTCACATGACTGCCAAAACCATGTTAAAGATTACACCTATCAcacaatattattaaattatacaaataaatataaattgtagtGCGGAGGTATCATAATCCAAGCTTGTCTTGTGATGGATAACGAACTTGttctttattgtttattttttattttataaaaaatatatcataAATTCCATAAGACAGCACAAACAattcgacattttttttaattcaaaaaattcacgattttattcgcgatttaaaattttttaaaaattatttaagatgTATTTGAAAGATAAGTATCTTTCCACATTATTCGTTTTCAAAAAGGCATCAATACAATTCTCAGATGCATTTTTAGAAATGTtctccacaaaaaatttaaatttttgtcaaataatcttaaaaagtgttaagttgaataaacaaacaaattaaaatgtttatggctactatttttaatatctaAAATGAACACATTTGTCTTTTAAATGCATCTTATCTCAATAAAATTCGAAGTCAGGTTCTTATAATACAAGTATTTACATCACATGTAAATTTACATGAttttaaatgtgaataaaatCGTGAATTTTTCCAAAAGATAAGGAAATTTTTCCAGAAAATACTTTTTCTGCGCTCTATTGTAGAATTCATGAAAAAGATAAATACATAGTAgacattagggtattcaattaatcgggtttctggtttaatcggttaagcGAGCATATAATTAATCGacgtttagatttattcggttaataataggttaatttaaaattattcgattaaccgaataatttttttttaattttaaattgaaaatacaacaacgaattttgtgtacaaaaacataaaaaacagcaaataaggtatttgagatcatttttgtaaacatatcgcctatttgctgcaacaacatcataactcaaaatccgtgttttttgaactgagtaatacaaaatatgcgccgttctacaatatttcatatattttatcagttttcaaaaaagtcaattaaaatacatgttttctcgtatatttgacaagtaaaaatttggattaaatacagattagaaagatattaacatctactatttctgaaatcgcatgatttgttgaaaatttatttaagaaatagtaaaatgtcataaaacattcaaagacgtttttctcgaaacgactttttttgaattattaagttgttgcagcaaatgagcgatgtgtgagttttttagggttttagtgagatcttctgaaataatcttttataaacagaatataatttaaacgatttttttcttcagattttataaaacttttcttggaaaaaaactctctcgctgattgtatgtttcagaaatcaaaagcgtgataaagaatattcctttttggattgttctagattttgatcaatttaatagtttcgtttagttatgataaaagacttatttcaaaaaaagtttcaaagacatgtaaattaaatatgacagttgttatacatactcactaatctgTTTATTGGAGGTTCAAAAAATgtctaattatacccttcaccatgagtggcagggtatatataagtttgtcattccgtttgtaatttccacatttttcatttgcgaccccataaagtacatatattctggatatgtccgtctgtccgtctgtgtgttgaaatcaactttccgaagcccccaaataacttacatacacgattcatacatcatacatcgagaaaatcggtccacaaatggctgagatataaagaaaagacaacctcgattttttaccaacttttgacctatatctggattactaagtcattaatatatacaatatggatatctattgatagatatttcaaagacctttgcaacgacgtatataagaccgaatttttttttcatcaaaaatttttttttgtcataaattctttttccaaaaaaattaattaaataaatttaaaaaaaaaaaattttgaaaattttggcaACTGAGTTAGTTCTTTGACAGGAGAGATTCCGATCTATTTGTCTTtatctatcaaaaaaacaaGTTGTGAGAATGcatcataaaaaaaacatgtgaaaacaaaaactacactCGCATGTGTGATTAGTTTTAGACAATTGAGTTAGGCCTTTGCAAAGAGAGTTTccgttctatgtatatttctctatgaaaaaacaaactttttgacAGCAATCTTTCCGTTCTATATATTTCTTTATGGGTTCTTGAATAGTGGCAGACATAGTGAGGAAACTATGCTAACAAAaccctaagtggtgagaatgtattatagaaaaaaacaattttaaaattaaaacacacttgatgtcagaatttttagaaaatgtttcctGTTTGAGTATATTTCCTCTTAATGTTTCCCAcaatttagtaaatttaaatatttatactttttccAGAATAAAAGAATATCATCAAGTATGGAATGATATACGTACGTATTCCCAAGTTTGGAAACGTGTATTGGTACCAGCACCCTGTGTTCAGGAGCCTGGAGCTTCGGAAGCTGTATTCTCTTCATTccctttgaaaaatgttttcgaaCACATATCTCCCATAATAATGATGAGAGCCCAAAAGAACTCGGTGGAACAAAAAGGCATGCGCACAGCTCATATAAGAGATGGTGCCGCTCTTTGTGAAGCCATGAGCAACTTAGAAACAAGAGTAagttagatttaaataaaaaaaatatttttggactaaacccagccatttttacattttagttCTTTACCGAACAATGGACcgaggaaaaaataaaatacgaaaTAAACCGTTCCCGTTTATCACAAAAATCTGTTAAGGGTTTATCTCTAAGGACTGTGGTGGCCTATGGCGAACATTCTTCCTATCCCTATTACATTTCCAGTAATGTTACCGATATTGAGGTAACCGATCAAAACCTGTTGGTCATTGAATCGGGCAGTCAGTATTATGATGGCACCACCGATGTTTCGAGAACTTTTATATTTGGCGAACCAACTGCGGATATGAAGCAAGCCTACACAAATGTTTTGGCAGGTATTTTGAGATTAGCACATTTGAAGATTCCCTCCGATTTGAAATTATCGGAAATAGATGCCTTGGTTAGAGGTCCGGTGTGGTCAACAATGAATGATTATCCTCAGGCTTCAGGTCATGGTATTGGAGCTTATGGTGCTGTACAGGAACGTAAGCAGAAAATTATGATGATGGTTTTGTTagagattttttttgaatttttatttaatatttacgtTACAGCTCCCATAGCCGTGGCCTATGGACATGACAGTCGTTTTCATTTTA
The nucleotide sequence above comes from Calliphora vicina chromosome 1, idCalVici1.1, whole genome shotgun sequence. Encoded proteins:
- the LOC135964103 gene encoding xaa-Pro aminopeptidase 2; protein product: MTTAKWIWYLALTIFALLALRVNAETPKGFVREVCKYRKLLQPVSDHRRRLFAVREQMQIRASLQGPEIDAYILPSYDEHLNQEVALRDQRLKYLTGFTGTNAFAVITNKGAALWVENRYVQQADGELDCDWEIYRLNDTTTIADWLDSQLYPNQRIGADPHLVPHHLWMKWENQITDKLLELTKINNNLIDLIWKADRPEPYLVTIQVQEKSFAGEKWEDKVNELRKRLHHHNSDAMIVTSLTEIAYLLNIRGRDIPFTPVVKSYLIVSHQDIFFYVDRFKISLGIDLHLHTDCFNEMCVKIKEYHQVWNDIRTYSQVWKRVLVPAPCVQEPGASEAVFSSFPLKNVFEHISPIIMMRAQKNSVEQKGMRTAHIRDGAALCEAMSNLETRFFTEQWTEEKIKYEINRSRLSQKSVKGLSLRTVVAYGEHSSYPYYISSNVTDIEVTDQNLLVIESGSQYYDGTTDVSRTFIFGEPTADMKQAYTNVLAGILRLAHLKIPSDLKLSEIDALVRGPVWSTMNDYPQASGHGIGAYGAVQEPPIAVAYGHDSRFHFKEGYFFSSESGYYKNGEYGVRLKNVLEVKDTGRKHPSGAEFLAFHDVTLVPYEPKLIDSTMLSALEKRWLNDYNAKIRQYVGDELKRQGNMQAFYWMMNKTRHIREYLPEEEYRAATGAGTRTRAFLTITVPAILLGLTVFGSFLRWLL